The Chroicocephalus ridibundus chromosome 2, bChrRid1.1, whole genome shotgun sequence genome includes a region encoding these proteins:
- the LOC134510795 gene encoding fatty acid-binding protein, adipocyte yields MCDQFVGTWKLLSSENFEDYMKELGVGFATRKMAGVAKPNVTISINGDVITIKTESTFKNTEVSFKLGEEFDETTADDRKTKNVITLDNGILNQVQKWDGKETIIKRKVVDGNLVVECAMNNVTCKRVYEKA; encoded by the exons ATGTGTGACCAGTTTGTGGGCACCTGGAAGCTCCTTTCTAGTGAAAACTTTGAGGACTATATGAAAGAGCTGG GTGTGGGGTTTGCTACCAGGAAAATGGCTGGTGTGGCCAAGCCCAATGTAACTATCAGCATCAATGGTGATGTGATAACCATCAAAACAGAAAGTACCTTCAAAAATACAGAGGTCTCTTTCAAGCTGGGTGAAGAGTTTGACGAGACCACAGcagatgacagaaaaacaaag aaCGTCATAACCCTAGACAATGGCATACTGAACCAGGTGCAGAAGTGGGACGGAAAAGAGACTATCATAAAGAGAAAAGTGGTGGATGGGAACCTGGTGGTG GAATGCGCCATGAATAATGTTACCTGCAAAAGAGTTTATGAAAAAGCATGA
- the LOC134510794 gene encoding myelin P2 protein, translating to MCNRFVGTWKLVSSENFDDYMKELGVGLATRKLGGLAKPDVIISMKGDIVTIRTESTFKNTTISFKLGQQFDETTADDRKVKSVVTLEKGALVQVQKWNGKETTIKRRLVDGKMVVECSMKGIVCTRVYERA from the exons ATGTGTAACCGATTTGTGGGAACCTGGAAACTCGTCTCTAGTGAAAATTTTGATGACTATATGAAAGAATTGG GAGTGGGCTTAGCTACCCGGAAACTAGGTGGCCTGGCAAAGCCTGATGTGATCATCAGTATGAAAGGGGACATAGTAACCATCAGAACTGAAAGCACCTTCAAAAATACAACCATCTCTTTCAAACTGGGCCAGCAGTTTGATGAAACAACAGCAGATGACCGGAAAGTCAAG AGTGTTGTAACCTTGGAGAAAGGAGCATTGGTGCAAGTGCAGAAGTGGAATGGCAAAGAGACCACGATAAAGAGAAGACTGGTTGATGGGAAAATGGTGGTG GAATGCTCCATGAAAGGAATTGTCTGCACTAGAGTGTATGAAAGAGCGTGA